In Bacteroidales bacterium, a single genomic region encodes these proteins:
- a CDS encoding phage tail protein, with translation MSNIIDFENVSATGLESSPVSESLAGLRANESRYFKNKYNHDFTVNPATGSKDILDYVNNILLTERDIKISSKPLQTSEFVVNGIKWTYVFYESGLSINVMYTLNDPKKRAVGFKLSEGMEVPTELEKKFKFARQKSKLAGIIRGSFFVIKGEY, from the coding sequence ATGTCAAATATTATTGATTTTGAAAATGTTTCTGCAACAGGCTTAGAGTCTTCTCCTGTTTCAGAGTCACTTGCAGGTTTACGAGCTAACGAATCAAGGTATTTTAAGAACAAATACAATCATGATTTTACTGTTAACCCTGCGACCGGGAGCAAAGATATACTTGACTATGTGAATAATATTCTTCTGACTGAACGCGACATTAAAATTTCATCAAAGCCCCTCCAAACATCAGAATTCGTTGTAAACGGTATCAAATGGACATACGTATTCTATGAAAGCGGACTTTCAATCAATGTTATGTATACACTTAATGACCCTAAAAAAAGGGCAGTTGGCTTTAAACTTTCAGAAGGAATGGAAGTACCAACAGAGCTGGAAAAGAAATTCAAATTTGCAAGACAAAAATCAAAGCTTGCAGGAATAATCCGTGGTTCATTTTTTGTGATTAAGGGGGAGTATTAA
- a CDS encoding ORF6N domain-containing protein, whose translation MSKIYFIRGTKVILDRDLAELYKVDTKQLKRAVRRNIDRFPDDFMFELSKDELANWRYQFGTSKGDIKGLRFAPFAFTEYGLLMLASVLNSERAIQINIQIVRIFSRMRKMIESHADILNKLEQLEKKDIELDEKVTLIFNYLKQLEQSKQQETDFKQRKRIGYKPD comes from the coding sequence ATGAGTAAGATTTACTTTATCCGGGGAACAAAAGTAATTCTTGATCGGGATTTGGCCGAATTGTATAAAGTAGATACAAAACAGTTGAAAAGAGCGGTAAGAAGAAACATTGATCGTTTTCCCGATGACTTTATGTTTGAACTATCAAAAGACGAGCTTGCAAATTGGAGGTACCAATTTGGCACCTCCAAAGGGGACATTAAGGGACTCAGGTTTGCACCTTTTGCTTTTACAGAGTATGGTTTATTAATGCTTGCTAGCGTGTTGAACAGCGAGAGGGCTATTCAGATTAATATCCAGATAGTAAGGATTTTCAGCAGAATGAGAAAAATGATTGAGTCTCATGCAGATATACTTAATAAACTTGAACAGCTTGAGAAAAAAGATATTGAACTCGATGAAAAAGTAACTCTTATTTTCAATTACCTGAAACAATTAGAACAATCAAAGCAGCAAGAGACTGATTTCAAACAACGAAAAAGAATAGGATATAAGCCTGACTGA